AGGTCGTTCCCTTCCCTCTTCTGACCATCAGACCCCTGGCTAGTAGATGGCCAGTTCACTTTCCAGGCTCTGCGCAGGAATGCTAGTGCCACTAGAATTAATTGTGAAGGTTTGTTAGGCTCCGACATGCTGGGATATGTTCCTGGGGAATCAGGTCAGATTATTTTTAGTCTTTCTCAGCCTGTTTTCCAGCATCTCTTCCCCGGGCCTGTCAGAAAGCAAACCTGTCTCAGTGGTTGGCTCGtgcctgtgggtggggggaatacCCGGTGTTAGCCTGTTTAGCTCTCAGAGAAGCTGTCTGGCTCATTCAAGATGTGTGGAGTTTTTGTGTAATTTCCCCCAGGCCAGTTGGTGTGTGGGGCTCCTACCTGTGTGGCTGGATTTTAATGCAGCTGCAGCCTCTCTCCAGGAACTCTTCCCCCCCTACTGCTTCTGGGGAAGCCGGGGTGGAGGGAGCAGAATGGTCCTGAGAGGCGGAGCTGGTAAAAGGTCTTATTTTGATGAGGAGCTGGCTGCTCTGGTTAACGCCCTCTGTACTTGGCTGGCTGAGTGAACTGGGGGGCTCTCTGGGGAGGACTGAGCTGTGATGGGCCGGTCAGTGGGGCTAGTGTTAGAAGagagatgtggggctggcagtgTGCTGAGGGGTGTTTTCTGGAGGGCGGGGTTAGGCCCTGCAGGTGGTGTTGGCAATGGAGTTGAGGGGTGGCTAGCTCTGCCCAGGGTGCTAGTTCTGagctataaaaacaacaaggagtccggtggcaccttaaagactaacagatttatttgggcataagctttcgtgggtaaaaacctcacttcttcagatgcatagagtgaaagttacagatgcaggcattaaatactgacccatggagagcagggagttacttcgcaagtggagaaccagtgttgacagggccaatttgatcagggtggatgtagtccactcccaataatagatgagaagGTGTCAATTCTGAGCTATGATGTCCCTGCAGTTTCAGAGCTTGCAGCTGGAGCGGGAAACGTGCCTGGCTTCGAACTATGCCCTGGCCAAGGAGAACCTGGCCCTGCAGCCGCGGCTGGAGAACAGCAAAGCCTCACTGGCCATAAAGTACCAGGAGCTGCGGGAGACAAGGGAGGCGTGTCAGGAAAAGCAGCAGCGAGTGGGTGAGTGGAGCCACCCTGtgtcagtgggggctgctgtcctCAGGCTCTGGCTCTGGGATGCAGAGGGGAAGCCGGCTCTGGCCTCTCACTCACTGGCTGGGCCATGCCTTGATGGCCATTGGGGGAGGAGCTTTTGGCTCAGCAAGTGACGGCCCTCCAAAGGCAGGACGATGGCTGGGCGATGGGGTCGGAGGCCTCTCCTTGGACTGGCCGGAGGGGGGTGGCTGGAGGCTCCATTGCAGGGCTGGGTTCATTTGTATGCCCCTGGCTGAAGCTGCTCTCCCCGCAAGCAGAGACCTGCCTGAGGAAGTGGAGCCCACAGCGTGCCCTGAGCCAGCTCCAAGCTGCTCTGGATGCAGCCGAAGCGGAGTCGGAGGTGAGTTTGCAGGACCTGCTTTGCCATTGACCTGCCTGACTCTGGTCACCTTGTAGCTACTCCGCTTCCCCCCACTCAGTCCCTGGGACGTCTCGGTCAGTAGGGCTGGATTcactttttgtgggcccagcgccaaacatatttgtgagcCCCCctggggcaaggtgcaggggggtgggatGGTCAGTGTCCAGAGTGAAGGGCGGGCTGGAGGCAATGAGGCACAGCGCAGCGGGAGCAGCCCCGCTCTgcgcagcccagcaggagggccCTGTTTACAAACCTGCAGCCGCCAGACTcacactggcctgcccagccctgtgctgccagcatgtccCTTCCCCTGGAAGGCAAGCCCGCACCACACCatccccatgcccagtgccccacccttatgcccagtgccccctcacccagagacctcCACCACAGATCTCTATGCCcagctcccacccctcccagagaccttccccactggcctcccaccacaactgcacagcaccctgaaCACCACGCTGCTCGCCCAGCGTCCCCCACCCGTAGACCTCTccactgcccacccccttcctcacagactcaccatcacagctgcacagcacccTATATTCTTATGGGGattttgcaccaaaaaaattaaaattctgccacaatattttaaaattctgcaaattttatttctcaataaataaatgtggaggctccaacatggcagtggggagcacaggccattggttgcatggaggtgggagattccccttcagcctccccccaccccaccccaggacagggacttggcaatgaggctgcacccgaccctgacacagtgcaagggccaggcctgccccagaaaccccCATGTGCCAGGCGCACCAGGTGTGGGTGagcaggctcagcccggcagcaggatcccagtgtagagggacttagtgtgggggatcCAGGGGGGAGTAGGAGAGTTCtctgtggggcagtctgggtacgggtggctcagtgggggatctggatgcacagaagctcattggggggttgcaggggcaatgggactctgcagggatccaggtgaaggtatttggggctcagcgggggggtctaggtgcaggggaggtggggttcatttgggtgggggtccaggtgcaggtggttggggctcagtggggagggtgtctgggggggctcatcggggtggtacagatgcaggggaggtggggcttgtcagggtaagggtttgatgggcctgcttaacaggggtgccccagcttctgccaaggggatgccgcatgctgggctccagcttccctgcccccgcttcccccatctccttctcttccccatcccatgccccttccccaccgctccatctcctcctcatcccacccccttccttcccccatgccTCTTAACTCCTGTCCCCgcttccccactgctccatctcctccccaggcttGGGGGACAGGGGGGAAACCGCCCCTCAGCACGagtggcagagcagagcggaCTGGGGCCAGGGTTGGGGCACACTCACGGGACAgcgggaatcatagaatattagggttagaagggacctcaggaggtcatctaatccaaccccctgctcaaagcaggaccaacaccaactaaatcatcccagccagggctttgtcaagctggaccttaaaaacttctaaggatggagattccaccacctccctaggtaacccattccagtgcttcaccaccctccttgtgaaatagtgtttcctaatatccaacctaaacctcccccactgcaacttgagaccattgctccttgttctgtcaagtggaatgacctggccccagcctgctctgctctgctcccctgggtcccagcctTGGGACTTGGGGGGCAGCGGGGAACCGCCCCCCCAGTACTCAGCAGCAGCGCAACTGGGAGCCAGCAGCacggagcgggctggggctgggtcgctccacTTACCACCGCCCAGTGAGTGCAGGGTGtgcccgacccctgctgcagtcctcaggggaaggggtggaatgggggtgaggctggggcacagcaggggtgggaagaggtgggggcggagcaggggcggcttTCCTAGCTGGCTGGGGAATCGGGCTGGCTGGGGCCCCTTCTGACTCTGGGCCCGGCGCCACGGTGCCACTGGCAGTACTGTCAGTCAGTAGCgatgggagctgcgtggagctggCCACCAAGCCATGTGTCACCTGCGTCCTCTTGGGAGACTGCAGGtcccatgggtgaaatcctgactctgctgaagtcaatgtcaaaacccccactgacttcaggattTTACCCCCAAAGCATCCTCTCCTTCGGCTGCCCCATCGGGTTCCTGGGGGTCCCCTGCTGCTCTGCGTGGTTCCTGCCTGCTCTCTGGCTCACTGTTGCTGTCGGTCTCTGGGGTCCCATGGGCCCCCCCAGATTTGTgttcctgctccccacccccatcccaggctGACATCCCATTCTCCGTGCCCCACAGGCGCAGGTGGCGatgttcctgggccaggagctgccCCTGGATGCCTTCCTGGAATTCTTTCAGCAGAGCCGGATGCTGTCCCATCTCCGCAGGACACAGGTGGAGAAACTGGAGCAGCTCCTGCGGAAGGAGAAGCAGCCCAGGTGGCTCCCCACGTGCTGCGAGGGGCAGCGAGCTGCCCCACTGAGCCCAGCCCGAGCCCAAGTTGCCCTGGTGCAAAACGCAGCCTCTCCCAAGATGTTCCAGCTCCGCTATGgctacagccctgccctgctggtCCCCTCTGACGCCATCATACCGTTCCCTGTGCCCGTTGCCCCTCCCAGCCGAAACCTGCCTCCCCTGGCCTCTTGCTCAGGCCAGTCGCCACCGTCTCACTCCAGCATCCCatgtctgggctcccctctgcGTCTGATTGGACACATCCCCCTACTCAGCCCGCGGCCTTTCCGCGTGCAGCATGCGCACCTGTCCTACCCACAGAAGCAGGAGCCGCCCCACCGGTAACTGTTGGGACGATGAGATGTCCTCAGACCCGCGTCCTTGACATACCAGCCGACCAGCGCACGTGAGCGTCTTGTGCTAGAGAATGAATGTGAACCAGACCCTGCCCTCGCCAGCTGGGCGGCTCGAAGGCGTCGTTCACTCCACCCTGGGTTCTCAGGAAGTCTCCATGGGGCGCTGCAGCCTGCGGGGGTGATGTAATGAACTGCTTCAGGATGCAGCTAGCAGTGGGGTCTGTGTGGCTGCCACGTGGCCAGAGGTGGGAGCGTCAGAGGCAGCCTGGCAGTGGTTAATTATAATGGGGATTTCCCAAAAAGCTGGGTGCTGAATTCTGGCCGGTATTGCATGGGGGCGTCTGATTCTGCAGCAGGCGAGGGGGAGttcaggctggggcaaggggaggTTGTCAGATGGCAGTGTCAGTGGGAGCGCAGCAGGCCTGTCTGGGATGGGGAATACACAgcgtggggaggcggggggtggcTGGCAGATTACGGGCACGGGGCAGGATCCCAGCCGCACTGCATGGGTTGGAGGTGAATGCGGATGAAAGGAGGCTACGGTGACAGGGAGGAGGGCCACAGCAGGTCCATGGGGCACAGAGGGGAATGCAGACCCAGGCGGGGGGCTATGAggttacagcaggggtcggcaacctttcagaagtgctgtgccgagtcttcatttattcactctaatttaaggtttcgcgtgccggtaatacatgttaacgtttttagaaggtctctctctataagtctatacatacaacaatagtttagttatatattaaagtaaataaggtttttaaaatgtttaagaaacttcatttgaaattaaattataatgcagagccccccggactggtggccaggacccgggcagtgtgagtgccactgaaaatcaggtcgcatgccgccttcggcacgtgtgccataggttgcctaccccgggtTACAGTGAGCAGGATAAGGGCCATGTGGGGTGCAGATGACTCATGGAAGGAGGGTTCCTgctgtctccctcccctccccgctgtgtgtgtgtgtgtggggggggggggaggcatgatAGCCAGGGGCAGGAGTGTGGGAGGCGTGAGGGTCAGGGCTGAGGAGGACAGTGCAGGGCCCTGGTGCCCCGCTGTACAGTGCTAGGGCCTCCCAGGCAGGTATGTGGTGGTTTGTCAGGCTGCCCTGAGGAGCGCGGGGTACCAAGATCATTTTCCAAATAAAGGCACTTTCTAGTCTCTGTTCTTTTCCTGGGGCTTGTGCTGTGAGAGGAGGGGAATTTGCTCTCCCAGGAAGGTCACTGAGTGCCCTTCGCAGCAGGAGGGATCCCAGCACTGAGCCTCGAGGAGTGGGGAGCAGtacactgtgctgcagggaatagggggtaggtgggggggcTTCATGGTGTGGGGGATAGGGGGAGtgctgtgctggggagggagcCATTTAATCCTGGCTGGCATTATGCTGTGCTTGAGGAAATGGAAGGGACGGGGGGAGGCTGtgctgtgggaagggggcggcTATGGCAGATTGCTCCACAGGGCACCAGGGCAGACCCCTGGGGAAATGGCAGATGCACTGGGATGTAGGAGGGGCTAATGGATGGGGTGAATGAATTTATCAAAGGGAAATCTTGAAAATCTCCATtgtctctgctcctcctccacccATCTCTTCCCTGGCACTGTGCTGGGAGCTGCACCCCTGTCCCCTGGGTGTCCCAGACCTTGCTGTGATATCCAGACTGCACTGACTCCCTGCTCAGTACAGCCCAGCAGCCTGCCGCCAGGGGACAATGGAGAGAGAGGTCGGTTTGTGGCCCTGTCTGTTGGAGGAATCTCAGGTTTCCCCTAATTGCAGTACCTGTGGGCCCTTCTCCCAGTggctctgcctctctctcaccCTTCACTCAGTGAGTAATTATGGTAACTAGAGACAGCCCTCTCATCCCTGTGAGCCTctgtgcatggggtgggggggggggagagaagagtacCAAGACAGAAGCCTCCCACCCCTGCTGCCACATGGGCAAGCTCCCAACCCCTTGTGGCCATGGAAGCCCTATGGTGGGTCTCACCAAGCAAGGGGCTTTTAACTCCAGTGTCCCCCTGCCATTGGGGAAGCATTGTTCTCTTACTGCCCTGGCTGAGCCCCCCTGGGGATGTTCAGCAGTTGGTGTTTTGGATCCCTCGTAAGCCAACTGGGGTGGAGCAGTTCCCAGGCACTGGCTCTAGTCCTGCCCTCTCTGGCACATGGCCAGGGTGCAGACTCTATCCCTGGCACCATGGGACCCTGCAGTCCAACTGCCCTCAGCTCTGAGAACCTGCCAAGCCTGTGCATGCTCTCCCCAGAGTCCAtcctccatgggtgctctggttATAATTTAACTCTTTGGGGACTATGTGACAGGTAAAGCAAGGAACACGGGTTTTGCAAAGGAACTTCTTAGACATGTGTGTACACACTTTACTCATAGACAGCACCCACAGTGATGGAAACACAACAAACAGCTGAGTGCAATTCCCTCCTTCTGGTGTCCTCAACACTCCTTGGAGTCTTTTGGGTTCTGATCAGTGTCCTGCAGGGAAGCCCTGGCAAGATTATGGTGGGGAACTCCAGTGAGCAAGGATATAAGGGGAGAAATGAGGGTGGGTATTTGCTACAGGTCACTAGGGCTGGAGAGCAGTGAGACTGAAAAAGCCCTTAGTTCTTAAGGCACCGGGCATGAAAGATATTATATGCATGTAAGATTTTATCTAAGCAACCAAATATAGCCCAACTTAAGCTAAAGATTCCAACCTGAGGAGAAGGTGCCCTAGCTTGGGTTGTCTGACTCTGAGACTAAAAGGAAAGCTTGGAACCAGTGGTCATGAGCTATTTGTGTGCATTTTCATGAAGGAGAATTACAGATTTCAGGAAGCAAATTTTGGGGAATTACCTTGTGTAGCCAGGACCCCCATTGAAAGCTCTCTGAGTGTGCAATGAAGGATTGGGTCCCTTATGAATAAGGAACAAAGGCGAGAAGGCTGGGAATCTTAATTAAAGGGTGACAGACCATGACTCCTCTGAAATGGAGGAGTGCAAGAGGCAGGCGGTGACCAGTATGGCTTCAGGAGGGGCTGCTCAGAAAGCTACAGACAGGAAATGGATAAAGGGGAGGTGACCAGACAGAAACACTCAGGGGTAGGGCAGCAGAAATGCAAAGTGAATGTGTGATTCCAAACCGTGTTGCAAGACATAAGAGATTTGACAGCTATTGCAGGGGGAAAGCCCAGCAGAGAAAAGTAGGCCCATTAATAAATGAAGGGGCGGAAATGAATGAGGACACAGGAATGACTGGAACAGACTGCAGCTCCTTTGTTTGGAAGTGGCCGGCATATTTTGGGTGCTaccataaatacaaataattttaatagtAAAATGATGGAACAGATAGAAAAAATCCAAGGCTGTGGCTAATGGGAGTGCAGTAACTGTAGTATATTGGGGTTTTGTAAAGGATCTGATGCTGTCTCACAAATTCCTACAGAATTAATACAACCTTGGCTTGGATAAGAACAGGATCAAGTGGAGTTAAAACTGGTAGAATGATCTTAAGCAAAAGGCAAAGACCAGTGCACTGTATTAGCTATGGGGAAGTGTCTAGCAGGGGGCAGGATAAACTCGAGTCTTACTTGACCCCTcccttaatgatctggatgtgaGGACTAAACAGCACATTCATGCAATTGGCAGATGGAACTAAAATGAGAAGAGCTGGAAATGCCAGTGAGGACAGAAATCGATACTGGAGAACACACAGACAGGAAGCTGCTCCATGAGAGCGTGGGAAAGTCTAAACTAATAAGATCTGGGAATAATAATGGGAACCAAGAAGGATTCGCCAGGAGCCTGCGATATCTTATGGCTGCCCAAAAGGGCCAGTGGCCTTCTAGGCTGCGTGGGCAGAGCCGCCATGTCATAGatcagggaggggagagctccGCCCTCCACGGCTCAGATTCAGTAACACTCAGTGTGGGGTTCTGGCCTGGCTCACAGGAAGATACGGGAAAATTGGAGGCCGCGCAATGCCGTTGCTGAGGGTCTGAAGGGAGCGGCTGCAAGGGAAGGTGCAAAGAGCTGTCTCCATGTGCAGATATATGGAGCTGGAGCTGGCACGGCTGTGGAGGTGCATCATAACATGCTCCAGCTTTGTGATGGGCGTAATCCCCAAGGCAAGGCAGCAGTTGTTGAGGGTGTGGGTAGCACAAGAATTAAACCAATTTCCCACCAGTGGGCTCTGTGAGGCTGTTCAATGGTCTCCCAGGGAGGGGTTACGACCCCATGCTTGGGACATGGAAGCTAGAGGGGAAGGTGCCCTCGTAGGTGGCCCATAGGGGACAGCAGCCCAATCTCTGGATGAACTAACAGGTATTCTCAATCATTACAGGCCCAATCCTAAGAGGTGCTGAGCCCCGGTGTCTCCCATTGTTTgaggctctgtcccctcaggaCTGGGCGGCTACAGCAGCTGTAAGCGTTTGCTCCAAGATGGGAAGAAGGCAGAGAGCGCTAAGCATAGCAGCATTTCAAACCTGACCCCCTCAGCGGGGACCTCAATGCAATGGGAGGGGCTGGCGTCAGTGAGGCTGTGGGGTTTTACTCAGACGCTGAGGTTAGCAGCACAAAGGGCTTGTTCAGAGAGCGCCGGCTGGAGCAGGCATTTCCTCAGGCTCCCTGGCAGTCACTCAGGTTAGATAGGAGCCGATGGTGCCGCctgctgggggaggcagtggagcTCCCTGAGTCTCGGTGCTAGAGCTGCTGTGCGTGGGAGGAAGGCCTGACACACCTTTCGCCCAAACGACCCACCCCCTGTGCTGGGAGCCCTACAGAGCCTGGTAAAGACACAAACAGCTGTCTGCTCCCCCAGATCAGATCAAATAGCCAGCAAGAGTGGAAATACAGCCCTAATCCAttgacctcccccccgcccctagcGTCCCCCACCACCTGTTCCAGCCTGTGCCCATCGCAGCAAAGGAAGGGGGAAGAAGTCAGGCTGGCTCCACATCCTGAAGGGTGACCGACAACGTGGCTTAGGCCTGGGGTTGCAGTGCATTGGGAAGGAGGCCCTGCCAGCCGCCCATCTCTATTATACCAACAGGGCTTCAGCTCGGATACCTCTGCTGATGGAGCTGTGTAGTGGGCCATAGGGAGAGAGGGGTCTCTTGGATAGGCAGGTCACAGGCCTTGTAGGTCAAAACCAACAGGCAGCTAGTGCTGATTGCAGGGTGCAGAGCACAGGTTAATGAGTTCCTGGAAAGAGAGACCACTGGGCAAGCAGCCCCCCAAATTCTGCACCAGTTGCAGGTTCTGCCGAGATTCAGTGCATGGCCCTGCGGACAGTCTAGTCTGAAGGTGACAAAGGCATCAAGGACAGTTGTAAAGTCTGCATTTGAAAGGAGCAGAAACAGCCCCAGTCATCCACAATTGGCTGTGACTGCTCCCTGATCTCCTAGCACTAATGCATCAGTTACGGCTTCTGCCAAAGGGCTGGCAAACAACAGGGGCAGTGGATTGCACTGTAAGCGTCTCAGAGGAAGGCTGCCAGGGCTTGTTTCAAGACTGATGCTATTTCCCCCCCGGGGGTCAGTGTTGGGCCAGACACTGGGCCTCCTGCACCCTTGCAAAACCTGTGTCCTCAGAGGTTACCAGCAAAGGGTAACAGTGGGGATCAGGCCAGCCTGGGTGGGTGTTAACTGCTTGCACTCTTTACAGTAGAAATTCAGCCTTTTCGACCCTGCATCCCCAGTCTCTTCTGGCTCCAGCTCCATTTGGGGCCTCCCTAACTGATGAGCAGGGTTGCCTCTTTGAGGCTGCTCTTGGCTGGGCACAGCAAGAAGGAGCTCGCTCTAACTCTGCTGGTGGCGCAGAGCGTTTGCACCTGTGATCaccagtgtcaagtatcaggggtagccgtgttagtctgtatctacaaaaacaacaaggagcctgATGGcgccttgaagactaacagatttatttgggcataagcttttgtgagtaaaaacctcacttcttcggatgcatagagtgaaagttacagatggaggcaaaagaataaatggacacaaatcagacatcaggaatggtaacatacatgtcttactggcttatgtatgttaccattcctgatgtccgatgtgtccatttattcttttgcctccatctgtaactttcactctatgcatccgaagaagtgaggtttttactcacgaaagcttatgcccaaataaatctgtgatCACCAGGGCAGCACTCCTGGTTGTGCTCTGCTCTCTCTAGCggacagctgcaggaggagggggccTGAGACCTCTCCCATCCTCCCTGCTCCTTCCTCTCTCAATGTGGGTGTGAGGAGAAAGCCAATGTTACTGGAAAGCTCCTCCAAGATGTGTACTGATTTAGATTTATGGACAAATCCATTGAAAAAGAGTGACTGCTGGATCATTCTTTAATACACAGCCCACTCCTGTATCATCACAGGGCTGTGACAGAAAGGTCACATTGCTTAGTGTCCTGTGGCCTGGAGAATTGTATCCAGCACTTTTACCCAGAGGTTGCATTCAAGCTCCAAACACCAGGGAGCACAAGCATTGCAGCCCGCCTGGGAAAGGTGGGGCGAATAGTTAGACTTGTGCAGATGAAATGCATGCGCAGTCGCAGCAGCTGGTACATGCAAATGACACGTCTGCCCATAGGCACAATGGCTGTGAATGTGTGTGGGAAAATCACTCACGCTAAATTCTAAAACTCTGCTCctactgtcacggagtgtggggggctcagggctctgcacccccggcttcctgcaattcaccatgactctcagccagccagtaaagcagacagtttatttagacgacaggaacacagtccaagacaggtcccgcaggcacagaCATCAGGACCCCCTCAGATAGGGCCACCTTGGGGTTCCAGGGCACtacaccacagcccccttgggaggtcagagtc
This is a stretch of genomic DNA from Chrysemys picta bellii isolate R12L10 chromosome 19, ASM1138683v2, whole genome shotgun sequence. It encodes these proteins:
- the VPS37D gene encoding LOW QUALITY PROTEIN: vacuolar protein sorting-associated protein 37D (The sequence of the model RefSeq protein was modified relative to this genomic sequence to represent the inferred CDS: deleted 2 bases in 2 codons), which gives rise to MYRGRGARAAEPGSPGLSTAQLRGLLQDEPQLKRIVRLSMSRKFQSLQLERETCLASNYALAKENLALQPRLENSKASLAIKYQELRETREACQEKQQRVETCLRKWSPQRALSQLQAALDAAEAESEAQVAMFLGQELPLDAFLEFFQQSRMLSHLRRTQVEKLEQLLRKEKQPRWLPTCCEGQRAAPLSPARAQVALVQNAASPKMFQLRYGYSPALLVPSDAIIPFPVPVAPPSRNLPPLASCSGQSPPSHSSIPCLGSPLRLIGHIPLLSPRPFRVQHAHLSYPQKQEPPHR